One genomic window of Cydia strobilella chromosome 11, ilCydStro3.1, whole genome shotgun sequence includes the following:
- the LOC134745128 gene encoding 3-phosphoinositide-dependent protein kinase 1 isoform X2 yields MQAQPAAAANKRTANDYIFRKLIGEGCYSTVFFATDIHTGKEYAIKVCEKRQIIKEKKREYIKREKDALNMLFNVPHGFVKLYCTFQDDERLYFVLSYAKNGELLSYINKVGSFELNVAKFYAAELLMALESMHAKGIIHRDLKPENILLDENMHLQIADFGTTKILDPEEICSAPNKTDDDQTLAENDRQKKISFVGTAQYVSPELLHNRVDTRASDLWALGCIIYQMISGLPPFRGSNEFLTFQKILKLDYEFPEGFPADAKDLVEKLLVLDYSKRIGANDTGNTYESIRNHPFFEGINWDNVWTQSPPTISPYLPGGSFEEEYPLDHLEPGLDQNQLVRLWKFDLSTSEGILTISPEERRRRLEAQERDNKWHQFVDGELILKQGLIDKRKGLFARRRMLLLTTGPRLFYVDPVNMVLKGEIPWSPKLRVEAKNFRIFLVHTPNRTYYLEDPESYALEWARVINEVRIGTYGRDTT; encoded by the exons ATGCAGGCGCAACCGGCCGCGGCGGCCAACAAACGCACCGCCAATGACTACATCTTTCGAAAACTGATTGGCGAGGGTTGTTATAGCACCGTGTTCTTCGCTACAGATATTCACACTGGGAAAGAATATGCAA TTAAAGTTTGCGAGAAACGTCAGATTATTAAAGAAAAGAAGAGGGAGTACATAAAGAGAGAGAAAGACGCTTTGAACATGCTGTTCAATGTGCCACACGGTTTTGTCAAATTATATTGTACTTTCCAAGATGATGAACGATTGTACTTTGTGTTGTCTTATGCCAAGAATGGCGAATTGTTGTCTTATATAAATAAGGTTGGCTCTTTCGAGCTAAATGTAGCTAAATTTTATGCCGCTGAGCTCTTAATGGCCTTAGAAAGCATGCACGCTAAAGGAATCATCCACCGAGACTTAAAACCAGAAAACATTTTATTGGACGAAAATATGCACTTACAAATTGCGGACTTCGgtacaacaaaaattttggaCCCGGAAGAGATTTGTTCAGCACCTAATAAGACTGATGATGACCAGACGTTGGCAGAGAATGACAGACAAAAAAAGATCAGTTTTGTCGGAACCGCACAATACGTAAGCCCAGAACTGCTGCATAACCGCGTGGACACGCGGGCCTCTGACCTCTGGGCCTTGGGATGTATTATCTACCAGATGATCTCAGGACTGCCTCCATTTCGTGGCTCCAATGAGTTCCTTACCTTCCAGAAAATACTTAAATTGGACTACGAGTTCCCCGAAGGCTTTCCCGCCGACGCAAAAGACTTAGTTGAGAAGCTTTTAGTTTTGGATTATTCCAAGAGGATTGGAGCTAACGATACCGGAAATACCTATGAAAGCATACGAAACCATCCATTCTTCGAAGGGATCAACTGGGATAATGTCTGGACTCAGTCACCGCCAACTATATCCCCGTACTTGCCCGGCGGGTCTTTCGAAGAAGAATATCCTCTGGATCACTTGGAGCCCGGCTTAGACCAAAACCAACTTGTGCGCCTGTGGAAGTTCGACTTATCTACCTCAGAAG gaatCTTAACCATCAGTCCGGAAGAAAGGCGGCGTAGACTCGAAGCCCAAGAACGCGACAATAAATGGCACCAGTTCGTTGACGGAGAGCTGATTCTAAAGCAAGGACTCATCGATAAGAGGAAGGGGCTGTTCGCGCGCCGACGCATGCTCCTGCTGACCACCGGGCCGCGGCTCTTCTACGTGGACCCGGTCAACATGGTGCTCAAAGGAGAGATCCCTTGGTCACCGAAGTTGCGCGTAGAAGCAAAGAACTTTAGAATATTTTTAGTTCACACG CCAAACCGCACATACTACCTAGAGGACCCAGAATCATACGCCCTAGAGTGGGCGCGAGTGATCAACGAAGTTCGCATCGGCACGTACGGGCGCGACACGACTTAA
- the LOC134745128 gene encoding 3-phosphoinositide-dependent protein kinase 1 isoform X1 has product MSGLTIRVNKRGSRGSDTLLEAANRILRLLGVSSTKRGKQPSPKTKTTGEIRAPIAAAESAAESPVKMQAQPAAAANKRTANDYIFRKLIGEGCYSTVFFATDIHTGKEYAIKVCEKRQIIKEKKREYIKREKDALNMLFNVPHGFVKLYCTFQDDERLYFVLSYAKNGELLSYINKVGSFELNVAKFYAAELLMALESMHAKGIIHRDLKPENILLDENMHLQIADFGTTKILDPEEICSAPNKTDDDQTLAENDRQKKISFVGTAQYVSPELLHNRVDTRASDLWALGCIIYQMISGLPPFRGSNEFLTFQKILKLDYEFPEGFPADAKDLVEKLLVLDYSKRIGANDTGNTYESIRNHPFFEGINWDNVWTQSPPTISPYLPGGSFEEEYPLDHLEPGLDQNQLVRLWKFDLSTSEGILTISPEERRRRLEAQERDNKWHQFVDGELILKQGLIDKRKGLFARRRMLLLTTGPRLFYVDPVNMVLKGEIPWSPKLRVEAKNFRIFLVHTPNRTYYLEDPESYALEWARVINEVRIGTYGRDTT; this is encoded by the exons ATGAGCGGATTGACCATCAGAGTGAATAAAAGAGGATCGAGGGGTAGTGACACTCTTCTCGAAGCAGCCAACAGGATTCTCCGACTACTCGGCGTGAGCTCCACGAAGCGCGGGAAACAGCCCTCGCCCAAAACGAAG ACGACCGGTGAAATTCGGGCGCCCATCGCGGCGGCGGAGTCCGCCGCCGAATCTCCAGTCAAGATGCAGGCGCAACCGGCCGCGGCGGCCAACAAACGCACCGCCAATGACTACATCTTTCGAAAACTGATTGGCGAGGGTTGTTATAGCACCGTGTTCTTCGCTACAGATATTCACACTGGGAAAGAATATGCAA TTAAAGTTTGCGAGAAACGTCAGATTATTAAAGAAAAGAAGAGGGAGTACATAAAGAGAGAGAAAGACGCTTTGAACATGCTGTTCAATGTGCCACACGGTTTTGTCAAATTATATTGTACTTTCCAAGATGATGAACGATTGTACTTTGTGTTGTCTTATGCCAAGAATGGCGAATTGTTGTCTTATATAAATAAGGTTGGCTCTTTCGAGCTAAATGTAGCTAAATTTTATGCCGCTGAGCTCTTAATGGCCTTAGAAAGCATGCACGCTAAAGGAATCATCCACCGAGACTTAAAACCAGAAAACATTTTATTGGACGAAAATATGCACTTACAAATTGCGGACTTCGgtacaacaaaaattttggaCCCGGAAGAGATTTGTTCAGCACCTAATAAGACTGATGATGACCAGACGTTGGCAGAGAATGACAGACAAAAAAAGATCAGTTTTGTCGGAACCGCACAATACGTAAGCCCAGAACTGCTGCATAACCGCGTGGACACGCGGGCCTCTGACCTCTGGGCCTTGGGATGTATTATCTACCAGATGATCTCAGGACTGCCTCCATTTCGTGGCTCCAATGAGTTCCTTACCTTCCAGAAAATACTTAAATTGGACTACGAGTTCCCCGAAGGCTTTCCCGCCGACGCAAAAGACTTAGTTGAGAAGCTTTTAGTTTTGGATTATTCCAAGAGGATTGGAGCTAACGATACCGGAAATACCTATGAAAGCATACGAAACCATCCATTCTTCGAAGGGATCAACTGGGATAATGTCTGGACTCAGTCACCGCCAACTATATCCCCGTACTTGCCCGGCGGGTCTTTCGAAGAAGAATATCCTCTGGATCACTTGGAGCCCGGCTTAGACCAAAACCAACTTGTGCGCCTGTGGAAGTTCGACTTATCTACCTCAGAAG gaatCTTAACCATCAGTCCGGAAGAAAGGCGGCGTAGACTCGAAGCCCAAGAACGCGACAATAAATGGCACCAGTTCGTTGACGGAGAGCTGATTCTAAAGCAAGGACTCATCGATAAGAGGAAGGGGCTGTTCGCGCGCCGACGCATGCTCCTGCTGACCACCGGGCCGCGGCTCTTCTACGTGGACCCGGTCAACATGGTGCTCAAAGGAGAGATCCCTTGGTCACCGAAGTTGCGCGTAGAAGCAAAGAACTTTAGAATATTTTTAGTTCACACG CCAAACCGCACATACTACCTAGAGGACCCAGAATCATACGCCCTAGAGTGGGCGCGAGTGATCAACGAAGTTCGCATCGGCACGTACGGGCGCGACACGACTTAA